In Fluviispira sanaruensis, a genomic segment contains:
- a CDS encoding pyridoxal-phosphate dependent enzyme gives MKQELLKRLNLAEGKEFENPIDVIDEIRNAHTNIICKYMQPSPLRRSDWLSEITGGDIWLKLESLNPNGSFKVRGALNAVANIITKQKNKKVKVCAASAGNHAQGIAFAAKNLGCEAHIFLPKYAPLVKRDATEKLGAQIYLIGDNLEEAFEAALVFSEKENAHFIHAYNNYDIIIGQATCAYEALLQLSDISKTPFGELDFFSCSVGGGGLAAGAGLVLKALTKANVVGIEQEFYNSAIKSFKSKSQTASEKAPHATIADGIAVGMIGNLNYNYMTRFVENLSTVSDDTIVKAILGLCEQERILSEGAGAAAVADMLKRPDFYKGKRVISCISGGNIDPQLLTRVVTRGLNITGRVLRVSVCVSDRPGGLKRLLECVSSLEGNVVDLIHDRTYSEVSVGDVDVELSLETRNSEHQYSLLEKLEEAGFKPRMRN, from the coding sequence ATGAAGCAAGAACTTTTAAAGCGTTTGAATTTAGCTGAAGGCAAAGAATTTGAAAATCCTATCGATGTCATCGACGAAATACGCAATGCGCATACAAATATTATTTGTAAGTATATGCAGCCAAGTCCTTTGCGTAGGTCTGACTGGTTAAGTGAAATAACTGGTGGGGATATTTGGCTAAAGCTAGAATCCTTGAATCCAAATGGCTCATTTAAAGTTCGTGGTGCTCTCAACGCTGTTGCAAATATTATAACGAAACAAAAAAATAAAAAAGTTAAGGTCTGTGCCGCTTCCGCAGGCAATCATGCACAAGGAATTGCATTTGCTGCAAAGAATTTAGGATGTGAAGCGCATATATTTTTACCGAAATATGCTCCATTGGTTAAAAGAGATGCGACTGAGAAATTAGGCGCTCAAATTTATCTGATCGGCGACAATTTAGAGGAAGCCTTTGAAGCCGCTTTGGTCTTTTCTGAAAAAGAAAACGCACATTTTATTCATGCCTATAACAATTACGACATTATTATTGGACAAGCCACCTGTGCTTATGAAGCTCTTTTACAGCTTTCTGATATTTCAAAAACCCCTTTTGGCGAGTTGGATTTTTTTTCATGCAGTGTCGGGGGCGGGGGGTTAGCCGCTGGAGCAGGCCTGGTGTTGAAAGCTTTAACAAAAGCTAATGTTGTTGGAATTGAGCAGGAATTTTATAATTCAGCAATCAAAAGTTTTAAAAGTAAAAGTCAAACGGCAAGTGAAAAAGCTCCGCATGCGACTATTGCCGATGGTATTGCTGTCGGCATGATCGGTAATTTAAATTATAATTATATGACGCGCTTTGTTGAGAATTTGAGCACAGTGTCCGATGACACTATTGTGAAAGCGATTCTTGGCTTATGTGAACAAGAGCGCATCCTTTCTGAAGGCGCTGGAGCAGCAGCTGTTGCAGACATGCTCAAACGCCCAGATTTTTATAAAGGAAAGCGTGTAATTTCCTGTATCAGTGGTGGGAATATCGATCCCCAATTGCTTACCCGAGTTGTCACCCGTGGCTTAAATATCACGGGGCGTGTGTTAAGAGTAAGCGTTTGTGTGAGTGATCGACCAGGCGGGCTCAAGAGGCTGCTTGAATGTGTTTCATCTCTTGAGGGAAATGTAGTCGATCTCATTCATGATCGAACATATAGCGAAGTGAGCGTAGGTGACGTAGATGTCGAACTCTCATTGGAGACTCGTAATTCAGAGCATCAGTATTCTTTACTGGAAAAGCTAGAAGAAGCTGGTTTTAAACCTAGAATGAGAAACTAG
- a CDS encoding NAD(P)/FAD-dependent oxidoreductase: MNAGLLDCYDTIIIGGGPVGLFGAYYAGLRDMSVRLVDRRHELGGQLTAIYPEKWVYDMTGIPAIRGKELYKNLVEQTAPYNIPSSLNEEVVLIRKNRNNILCIETRKGTVMHSKTAILCLGMGAHIPRRLDIQNLREFEGKGIHYGVHSLETFRNKRVIVVGGGDSALDLALTIVNDCKDLYVLHRSDRFNAHEETTKKLYASDAEIRTFSELSAIEGNENHLTSATIKNTKTGETTTIEIDEVIIAVGLLFNLEVVQQWGIAMEGNSIIVDHNRQTSIPGIYAAGDIVTYPGKMKLIGTGTAEAMQGINHAKGYIQEKFPYL; this comes from the coding sequence GTGAATGCTGGACTTTTAGATTGTTATGACACCATAATTATCGGCGGTGGCCCAGTGGGATTATTTGGAGCTTACTATGCTGGTCTCCGTGATATGTCTGTGCGCCTTGTTGATAGAAGGCACGAATTGGGAGGGCAGCTAACTGCAATCTACCCGGAAAAATGGGTCTATGATATGACTGGTATTCCAGCAATTCGTGGTAAAGAACTCTATAAGAATTTAGTGGAACAAACCGCTCCTTATAATATTCCAAGCAGTTTAAATGAAGAAGTTGTTCTTATTCGTAAGAATAGAAACAATATCTTGTGTATTGAAACCCGTAAGGGAACAGTCATGCACTCTAAAACGGCAATCTTGTGTTTAGGTATGGGAGCGCATATTCCGCGTCGCCTTGACATTCAAAATCTCCGTGAATTTGAAGGAAAAGGCATTCATTATGGAGTGCATTCTCTCGAAACATTTAGAAACAAGAGAGTTATTGTAGTTGGAGGTGGAGACAGCGCTCTTGATCTTGCTTTGACCATAGTAAATGATTGTAAAGATCTTTATGTCTTGCATAGATCAGATCGCTTTAATGCGCATGAGGAAACCACAAAAAAACTTTATGCTTCCGATGCAGAAATTCGTACTTTCTCAGAGTTGTCAGCAATTGAAGGCAATGAAAATCATTTGACGAGTGCCACCATCAAAAATACAAAAACAGGTGAAACGACCACAATTGAAATTGATGAAGTAATTATAGCTGTCGGACTTCTTTTTAATTTAGAAGTTGTACAACAGTGGGGTATAGCTATGGAAGGAAATTCCATTATTGTTGATCACAATCGTCAGACCTCAATACCTGGCATTTATGCAGCAGGCGATATAGTAACATATCCAGGCAAAATGAAACTGATTGGCACAGGCACAGCTGAAGCTATGCAAGGAATAAATCATGCTAAGGGATATATTCAAGAAAAGTTTCCATACTTATAA